The bacterium genome includes the window ACCAGGTCAGCGTACACGGTGGCCTGGGCGGCAGCGTCGGCTGGAGCGCCGCCCTGCCCGTCACGATCGAGAAGCGTCCCGTCTGGCCCGCGCGGGTGTTCAATGTGCGCGACCAGGGCGCGGCCGGTGACGGGACCACTGACGACACTGCGGCGATCCAGGCCGCCCTGGATGCGGCCGGCCAGGCCGGCGGCGGGGTCGTGCTCTTCCCGCGCGGCCGCTACCAGGTGCGGCAGACCCTGACCATCCCGCGCTGCACCGTCTTGCGCGGCGAGGGCGAGGACCTGGTCAACATCTTCTGGCCCGACATGGACACGCCGCCACCGGCACTCTTGCAGGGGACGAACTCCTTCGGCCTGGAGCAGCTCACACTCTACTGCAGCAACTACCGGACCTTTCTGGTCGCCGACACCACCGGCCCGGACGCCGGCGATGTGTTCATCCGCCAGGTCCGCATCCGCGCCAATGTCTTCCGCGGGCACATGAAGCCCGAGGAGGTGGACAAGCGCTGGCGGGAGGGCATGAAGGTGGGCTTCGGGGGCGGGTACTGGCTCTTCCGGCTCGGCGGGCGGAACATCAGCATCACCGACTGCGACCTGTACTCCGCCAGTTGCATCTACTCGCTGACCGCCCCGCGCGGCGCCGCCATCGAGCGCAATATCCTGGGCGCGGGCCGCTGGGGCGGCAGCGGCATCTTCGGCGGCGAGGGCATCATCCTGGCGGACAACAAGTACGTGGGCATGGACCTGATGAGCTGGGGCGCCGCGGGGGGCTTGGGCTATGGCAACCTGTCCCATCTCTACCTGGCCCGCAACAGCTTCGTCATGGAGCACGGCGGCGACCGCGAGTCCATCACCTCCGACGCCTCCGGCGGGCTGTACTACGGCCCCATCGCCTCGTGCGCGGGCACAACGCTGACGCTGCCCGAGGCGATCAAGACGCCCGACAAGCGCTGGATCGGCTCCGGGGTGTTCATCCTCAACGGCCGGGGGCGGGGCCAGTGGCGCCGGGCGGTGGGCTATGATGGCGACAAGATCGAGCTGGACCGGCCCTGGGACATCGCCCCCGACAACACGTCCATCGTGACCGTTGTCTGGCTGCTGCGCCAGTGGCTGCTGCTGGACAACAGCTTCAGCGATGTGGGCATCTCCATCCAGCTCTATGGCAGCGCCCTGGAGCACATCTGCGCCGGCAACACCACCGCGCGCAGCGCCGGCTACCACAACTTCGGGATGAACTACCACGGCCTCCAGCCCAGTTGGTACATCCAGTGGCTCGGCAACGAGATCACCGAGGGCAACGCCTACAGCGCCGGCCATGACAACTACATGCTCTCAGGCGATGCGCACCTGGGCGTCTTCGCCCTGCCCAAGAGCCCCGACGTGCCCGACCCGTTGACCTACGCCTGCATCGTGCGCCACAACCGCCTGCTGAACAACGCCCACATTGCCGTCGGGGGCACGGACCCGTACAACCCGGGCTACGCCAAGCCTGTCGTGCAGGAGGTCGTGGTCGAGCAAAACGACATCTCCGACTCGCAGATCGGCGTCTTTGTGCGTCGGGCGGCCTCGGGCGTCTTCCTGCGCGACAACCGCTGCACACGCGTGGTCGAGCCGCTGCGTGATGAGGTGGCGATGCTGAAGGCCGCGCAGGAGCGCCGGGAGAAGCTCCTGGCCGACCCGGGGCCGCTGGCCCGCTGGTCGTTCGACCAGCTCAGCCCTCAGGGCGTCCCGGATGACACCGGCCACGGCTTCCCCCTGGCCATCAGCGGCAAGCTGGCCCTCGCGCCGGGGCACGCGGGCCAGGCCGGGGTCTTCGACGGGCAGAGCTGGCTCACCAGCAGCGAGCGCGAGCTGTTCAACCTGGCGAACGTCACGCTCGCGCTGTGGCTCAAGCCCGACACGATCAAGGGCCGCCACGGCCTGATCGGCAAGCGCTTCGCGGGGGCAGCCGCGCCCTACGTGCTGTCCCTGTGGGATGGCACGATTGACTTCGAGGCCTGCGATACCAGCGGCAAGTGGTCATACAACTTCCGCTCCCCGGCAGCGGTCAAGGCGGGCGAGTGGAGCCACGTCGCCGCCGTGGTCGAACAGGGCAAGGGTGTGACGATCTACGTCAACGGCCAGCAGGTCGCGACGAAGGAGAACGCCGCAGAACGCGTGATGAACATGGAGCCGCTGGTCATCGGCCGCGAGGCCTGGGCCGGCGTGAACCTGGTGCACGAGCCCTGCTGGTATCAGGGCCTGATGGACGAGGTCAAGATCTGGGGCCGGGCGCTGACGGCCGACGACGTGAAGGCGGAAGCCGGGAAGTAGCCGCGTGGGCCAGGATGTCCCGCCCCACGCGACAGCGGAACATGAAGGGAGCTGACCTATGCCATACCTGACCATCGCCGTCGTCTTGCTGCTGGTGTTGTGCCTGCTGACCACGGCTTCGGCCGAGGCCCTCTGCGAGGACATCCCCCTCGTGAACAAGCCCCGGGGTGACCACGGCTACCGGGGCATGATGGGTGACTTCATCCAGCTTAGGGATGGCTCGCTTCTCTTCTCGTACACCGACGGCGACATCAAGGTGATCCGCTCCGCCGACCAGGGCCGGACATGGGGGGCGCCGCAGGTGCTCGTGAAGGCCCCGCCGCCGCAGGTGAAGAGCTACATCTGCCATCCCTCGTTCCTGCGCCTGCCGTCCGGGGCCATCATGGCCACGTACATCCACAGCACCCACCCCGCCACGCCGTATGTCGCCACGAACTACTTCCGCCTCTCCACCGACGAGGGCCAGACCTGGAGCGACCAGTACTGCTACACGCCTTACCCGGGCTATGTGCTGGTACACAATGACCGGCTGAGCATCCTCTCGACCGGCCGCCTGCTGGCGGTGGCCGAGTACAAGATGTACCTGCCCAGTAGCGACGACCACTCCGGCTTCGTCGGCATGACGTTCTACTCGGACGACAACGGCGTGAGCTGGCACCCCAGCGTCAACACTGTGGACCTGTACGGCTCGGACAAGACCGAGGTGCAGGAGGCCGACGCCGTAGAGCTGAAGGACGGGCGCCTGCTCATGTTCGCCCGCACCTACAGCGGCTGGCCGGTCTTCGCCTACTCCGAGGACAAGGGCGCTACGTGGGGCCCGCCGACGCCGCGCAAGGACATCAAGATGCCCTACGCGGGGTTGCCCACGGTGCGCCGGATCCCCTCGACCGGCGACCTCCTGTTCATCTGGATCTCCGAACGCTCGCAGGACAAGGTGAAGCCGCAGGTCCACCGGCGCTGCACGTTGACCGCGGCCGTCTCGAAGGATGAGGGACAGACCTTCGTGAGCCAGCGGAACATCGCGAGCAACCCCGAGGACGACTTCGGCTACCAGGCCGTCGAGTTCCTGGCCGATGGCACGGTGCTTGTCGGCTATCACTGCCGCGACGGGCTGCGCCTGGCGCGGCTCGGCGTGGACTGGTTCTATGGCAAGTAGCCCGGACACGCCTCCAACGCGGCCGGGCCGACGCCGCGCGGTCCTGACGGCGCTGCTGGCGTTGGCGCTGGCGGTCGCGGTGACCGCGGTCAGCGTTCGCGTCTGCCTCGTCCCCTACATGGGCGAGCGGATGTACATGCACGAGCGCGTGCTGACCAACCGCGCGCCGCTGTACTACCAGTACGACATGTACCTGGTGACCGTCGCGACGCAGGCCGTGCATGACGCTACCGGCATTCCCCTGCTGACCGTCTTCATCGGCTGCGCCCTGCTGGGCTACGTGGCGGCCCTGGTTGGCCTGTGGTCCTGGCTCAACGCGGTGTACGACGACACCCGGGCGGTGACGCTGGGCCTACTGGCCGGGGCAGTGTATGCCTGGGGCATGATCCCGTTCAGCTACCACCACCCGTCGGACATGTTCGCCCTTGGGGCACTGGCCTGGGGACTGGCCCTGATGGCGCGCGACCGGCCGCGCAGCCTGTGGCTCATCTGCGTGGTCGCCGGCCTGTTCTCAATCAAGCAGACGCTGCTCGCCCCGGCGCTGGCAGTGCGCTATGGTCTGGAGGGCCGGTGGCGTCGGGGCCTCACGCTGGCCGCGGTCGCGGTGGTGACATCCCTGGCTGTGCCGGTGCTCTACCGCCTGGTTCTGGGGCCCCATCGCATGAGCCCCGAGGGCATCCTGGGCGCCGCCGACTGGATCTCCAAGCTACCCCGGGCCGCGGTGGTGCACCTGCTCCTGGCCGGCCCGCCGCTGGCGGTGCTGTTGCCATGCCGTCGCCGCGTCCCGGCGGCCGTGTGGGGGGCCCTGGCGGCGTACGCGGCGCTGCTGTTCGGGCTCGAGGTGAAGCTGAACATCATCCATGAGGCCCGCACGTTCTGGCCGGCGGTGCCGGGCCTCGCCGCTGCCCTGGTGGTCTGGGGGCGACACCGCCCGCCGGACGACGCGCCACCGGCCTGATCAACGGCGCTGCGGGGCCGAGCGTGTCTCCCTGAAGCGCGCCAGCCGTCTTGCCTGTGGCGGCAAGTTCCTGTACCTTGAACTCACCGGCCCGTGTGACACCGGCCCGTCTGGCCGCACGCTGGCGGACGTGACGTTGCCGTAGCGGACGGCGGGGTCCCTGTCAGCTTCGCTGACACCCCGCCCTCACATCCATACCGGAGGCAAAGATGCAATTCTCACTGATGACGTACACCGTCGGACCCGGCCAGCCCGGTGGGCTGCCCCATGTCACGGCCATCGCGGACTTCGCGGCCGACCTCGGCTTCGCTGCGCTGGAGCTGTCGGCCGGGCACCTGACCGACATGTCGCCCGCCGACTTCGGCGCCATGTGCGCCGACCGCGGTCTCGCCGTCTCGTGCATCAACGGCGGCTGCCCGATGACCAGCGCCGATGACGCCGAGTTCCAGGCCGGCGTGGACCTGGCCAAGCAGTACGTGGACTGGGCCGTCGCGATGGACTG containing:
- a CDS encoding glycoside hydrolase, which translates into the protein MPYLTIAVVLLLVLCLLTTASAEALCEDIPLVNKPRGDHGYRGMMGDFIQLRDGSLLFSYTDGDIKVIRSADQGRTWGAPQVLVKAPPPQVKSYICHPSFLRLPSGAIMATYIHSTHPATPYVATNYFRLSTDEGQTWSDQYCYTPYPGYVLVHNDRLSILSTGRLLAVAEYKMYLPSSDDHSGFVGMTFYSDDNGVSWHPSVNTVDLYGSDKTEVQEADAVELKDGRLLMFARTYSGWPVFAYSEDKGATWGPPTPRKDIKMPYAGLPTVRRIPSTGDLLFIWISERSQDKVKPQVHRRCTLTAAVSKDEGQTFVSQRNIASNPEDDFGYQAVEFLADGTVLVGYHCRDGLRLARLGVDWFYGK